The nucleotide sequence GGATGTTCCGCACGGGAGTACAGGCGGAGATCGGCCGGACCGAGGTCACCGGGGTCGAGGTGGTCGGCGAGGCGGCCGACGTCGACCAGGCGGTCACGGTGATCACGGCGACCCGCCCCGAGGTCGTGCTGCTCGACGTCCACCTTCCGGGCGGCGGCGGGGTGGAGGTGCTGCGCCGCTGCGCGAGCCTGATGAGCGCCACGGAGGACCCGGTCCGCTTCCTGGCGCTGTCGGTCTCCGACGCCGCCGAGGACGTGATCGGGGTGATCCGGGGCGGTGCCCGTGGGTACGTGACCAAGACGATCACCGGAACCGACCTGGTCGACTCGATCTTCCGGGTCCAGGAGGGCGACGCCGTCTTCTCCCCGAGGCTCGCCGGATTCGTCCTGGACGCCTTCGCCTCGACGGACGCGCCGCCGGTGGACGAGGACATGGACCGGCTGACCCAGCGGGAGCGGGAGGTGCTGCGGCTGATCGCCCGTGGCTACGCGTACAAGGAGATCGCCAAGCAGCTGTACATCTCGGTGAAGACGGTCGAGTCGCACGTGTCGGCGGTGCTGAGGAAGCTCCAGCTGTCCAACCGCCACGAGCTGACCCGCTGGGCCACCGCCCGCCGCCTGGTCTGACCCGGTTCAGCCGACCCGGGTCGCTCCCGCGAAGGGCATCTCGTCGATGGGGGCGATCCGCACCGGGGCGCCGGGGCGGGGCGCGTGGATCATCTGGCCGCCGCCGATGTAGAGCCCGACGTGGCTGATCCCGGAGTAGAAGAAGACCAGGTCGCCGGGGGCGAGCTGGGAGCGGGAGACCCGTGGACCGGCGTTGATCTGGGTGTACGTGGTGCGGGGCAGCGAGACGCCGGCCGCGCGCCAGGCCGCCTGGGTGAGGCCGGAGCAGTCGTAGGCGGAGGGGCCCGTCGCGCCCCAGACGTACGGCTTGCCGAGCTGGGCGCGGGCGAAGGAGATGGCCTGGGCGGCCCGGGCGTTCGGGGCGGTCACCGGTCCGCGCTCGCCGCCTGAGGAACGGTCGGCCCGGGCCGGGGCCGAGCCGCCGGAGGCGTTCGTCCCGGTCGCGGTGCCGTGTCCGGCCGGCCTGCCGGAGCCGTCGCGGCCCGCCTCGGCGGCCTCGTAGCGGGCCCGTTCCTCGGCGGTCAGCCGGGCGAGCAAGGTCCTCGCGGCCTGGAGCTTGCCGAGGACGGCGGCCTTCTGTGTCCGCAGCTCCGACTCGTGGGCGCGCAGGGCGTCCAGGCGCTTCGTCGACTCGGCACGCAGCTGGCCGATCGCGGCGAGTTCCCGGCGTACGGCGCTCACGGCGGCGGCCTGCCGGTCCCCGGCCCGCGCGGCGAGCGCGGCCCGCTCCAGGTACTGGTCGGGGTTGGAGGTGAGGGCGAGCCGTACGGCCGGGTCGAGGCCTCCCGCGCGGTACTGGGCGGCGGCCATGGCCCCGAGTCCGTCGCGTGCGGTGTTGAGCCGCTGGGTCCTGCGGGCGGCCTCGTCGCGCAGCCGCTCGAACGCGGCGCGGGCCTCGTCGGCCTTCTCCTTCGCCCCGTTGTACCGCTCGGTGGCGACCTCGGCCTCTTCGTAGAGCCGGTCGACCTTCTCCTTGACCTGGGCGGTGGTCGGCCGGGGTTCCGCGTGTCCTGACCCCTCGAAGAGCGTCGCGGTCGCGGCGGAGGCGAGCGCGAGGGTGGCGGCGGTGCGGCCCGCCTGACCACCGAGGGGAGACTGCTTGGGTTTTCGGTGTGCTGCCACGCGGGCGGGTCACATCCTCTGCCGGGGGGATCGGGCCCACCGGGCCGGCGGCGGGCCGCACAGGGGAGACGGACCGCCGCCGGGTTTTCTCGGCGGGGGTGACCGACAACCGCCGGATCACCGGCGGTGGTGGGGAGCCGGCCACCTGGTGAAGGACGCTAGACCGGGGGTCACGCCCGCACGGCGGGTTGATCGTTATTGGCGACAGTTGACGATCGGGGACCGTTGTCTTTCGCGTGGGGTGACGGGCCGGGGGACATTCCGGCGGACGGCCGACCGAAGCGCGGGAGCGGGCGGACCCGGCCGAACGCGGGTGCCAAGGCCCCCGTTAGGCTCCGCCCCATGGACGTACTCATCAATGTCTTCGTCGCCCTGCACGTCATCGGTATCGCCTCCCTGCTGGGTGGATTCCTGACCCAGATGAAGGCGATGGGTGCCGGTACGGCCCGCTTCAGCCCCGCGATGCTGCACGGCGCGCTGACCATGCTGGTCACCGGCGTCGCGCTCGTCGGCCTGAACCAGGCGGACGACCAGACCGTCAACAACCTCAAGATCGGCATCAAGCTCGCGATCCTCGTCGTCATCCTCGGTCTCGTCTACGTCAAGCGCGACGAGGAGCGGGTCGACAAGGGCCTCTTCGCCGCCGTCGGCGGTCTGACCACGGCGAACATCTTCATCGCGACCCTCTGGACCTGAGCCGCCCGCCCGGCGGGCGCGGGCCGGTGTGACCCGTTCCGCACGCTGTGAGCAAGCCGGGTCCCGAAGCCGGGCCCGGATGTCGGTGGGGCGTCCTAGACTCGTGAGGCGATGAGCAGCCTCTTTGACGACAGCTTCCTGGCCGGCCTCCAGAACCACTCCTCGGAGGAGCCCCCGCCCCACCCCGAGGACGACGAGCACGGCGCCCCGGCCGTGGAGGACGTCCCGCACGACCTCTTCGGGGAGCACTTCGACGTGCCCCCGCCCGCCCGGGAGGCGTACTACCGCGACGGGGCCCACCGCCCCGCCGTGGACCCCGCCGCGCTCCTCGAGGGGCTGAACGAGCAGCAGCGCGCGGCCGTCGTCCACACCGACACCCCGCTGCTCATCGTCGCGGGCGCCGGCTCCGGCAAGACCCGGGTGCTCACCCACCGCATCGCCCATCTCCTCGGCACGCGGCACGTGCACCCCGGCCAGATACTGGCGATCACCTTCACGAACAAGGCCGCCGGCGAGATGAAGGAGCGCGTCGAGCAGCTCGTCGGCCCGCGGGCCAACGCGATGTGGGTGATGACCTTCCACAGCGCCTGCGTCCGCATCCTGCGCCGCGAGTCGAAGAAGCTCGGCTTCACCTCGTCCTTCTCGATCTACGACGCGGCCGACTCCAAGCGGCTGATGTCCCTGGTCTGCCGTGACCTGGACCTCGACCCGAAGAAGTTCCCGCCGAAGTCCTTCAGCGCCAAGATCTCGAACCTGAAGAACGAGCTGATCGACGAGGAGTCCTTCGCCGACCAGGCCGTCGACGGCTTCGAGAAGACGCTCGCCGAGGCGTACCGGATGTACCAGGCGCGGCTGCGCGAGGCCAACGCCCTGGACTTCGACGACATCATCATGACGACGGTCCACCTGCTCCAGGCGTTCCCCGACGTCGCCGAGCACTACCGCCGCCGCTTCCGCCACGTCCTCGTCGACGAGTACCAGGACACCAACCACGCCCAGTACACCCTCGTCCGGGAGCTCGTCGGCACCGGCTACGAGGACCTCGGCCCGGCCGAGCTGTGCGTCGTCGGTGACGCCGACCAGTCGATCTACGCCTTCCGCGGCGCGACCATCCGCAACATCCTCCAGTTCGAGGAGGACTACCCGGACGCGACGACGATCCTCCTGGAGCAGAACTACCGCTCCACGCAGACGATCCTCTCCGCCGCGAACGCCGTCATCGAGCGCAACGAGTCCCGCCGCCCCAAGAACCTGTGGACGAACGCGGGCGCGGGCTCGCAGATCACCGGCTACGTCGCGGACACCGAGCACGACGAGGCGCAGTTCGTCGCCGACGAGATCGACCGGCTCACCGACGCGGGCGAGGCCAAGGCCGGGGACGTCGCCGTCTTCTACCGGACCAACGCCCAGTCCCGCGTCTTCGAAGAGATCTTCATCCGCGTCGGACTGCCCTACAAGGTCGTCGGCGGCGTGCGCTTCTACGAGCGCAAGGAGGTCCGGGACGTCCTCGCGTACCTGCGCGTCCTCGCCAACCCCGAGGACAACGTCCCGCTCCGCCGCATCCTCAACGTCCCCAAGCGGGGCATCGGCGAGCGCGCCGAGGCCATGATCGACGCCCTCTCGCTGCGCGAGAAGATCACCTTCCCGCAGGCCCTCAAGCGGGTCGACGAGGCGTACGGCATGGCCGCGCGCTCGGCGAACGCCGTGAAGCGCTTCAACGCGCTGATGGACGAGCTGCGCACCGTCGTCGAGTCCGGCGCCGGGCCCGCCGTCGTCCTGGAGGCCGTCCTGGAGCGCACGGGCTATCTGGCCGAGCTCCAGGCCTCGACCGACCCGCAGGACGAGACCCGGATCGAGAACCTCCAGGAACTCGCCGCCGTGGCCCTGGAGTTCGAGCAGGAGCGGGGCGAGGAGCCCGCCACCCTCGCCGAGTTCCTGGAGAAGGTCGCGCTCGTCGCCGACTCGGACCAGATCCCGGACGAGGACGAGGAGGGCCGTGGCGTCATCACGCTGATGACCCTGCACACCGCCAAGGGCCTCGAGTTCCCCGTCGTGTTCCTGACCGGCATGGAGGACGGCGTCTTCCCGCACATGCGGGCCCTCGGTCAGGCGAAGGAGCTGGAGGAGGAGCGGCGCCTCGCGTACGTGGGCATCACGCGCGCCCGCGAGCGGCTCTACCTGACGCGTTCGTCGATGCGCAGCGCCTGGGGCCAGCCCTCGTACAACCCGGCCTCGCGTTTCCTGGAGGAGATCCCGCCCGCGTACCTGGAGTGGAAGCGGACCGGTCCGATGGTGAAGCCCGCCGGGCCGACCTCGGGGATCACCTCCTCGCTCTCGTCCTCCCGCTCGCGCTCCGGCCCCTCGGGCTTCGCGACCCGGCGTGCCGGGGAGAAGCCGGTGATCTCGCTCCAGGTCGGCGACCGGGTCACGCACGACCAGTTCGGGCTCGGCACGGTCATGACGGTGACCGGCGCGGGTGCGGACGCCCAGGCGACGATCGACTTCGGCGACGAGAAGCCGAAGCGGCTGCTGCTGCGGTACGCGCCGGTCGAGAAGCTGTAGCGGCACGGACGGCGTACGCGAGCGGGCCCCGGCTTCTTCGGCCGGGGCCCGCTCGCGTACGTGAAGGGCGAGGTCAGCTGGTGGGGTCGAGCCCGTGGCTGCGCAGCCAGGCCAGCGGGTCGATCGCGTAGCCGCCGCCCGGCCGGACCTCGAAGTGGAGGTGCGGGCCGGTGGAGTTGCCGGTGTCGCCGGAGTACGCGATGACGTCGCCGGCCTTCACCTGGCCGGAGCGGATCTTGGCGCTGCTGAGGTGGCAGTACCAGGTCTCGGTGCCGTCGGGGGCGGTCACGATGACCATGTTGCCGTAGGCGCTGTTGATCTGGGTGCGGACGGTGCCGTCGGTCGCGGCCATCACGGGGGTGCCGGTCCGCACGGGGAAGTCGATGCCGGTGTGCACGGACATCCAGTTGACGCCGGACTGGCCGAAGCGCGCGCTGAGCTGGTGGAGCTTCACCGGCAGCATGTACTTGGGACGCAGCGCCTCCTTGCGGGCCGCCTCCTCCTCGCGCTTCTTCTTGTCGGCCGCCTGGCGGGCCTTGAGGTCGATGCGCTCCTGGGTGCGGCTGGCGCGGTCGCCGAAGTCGCGGGCGTCTTCGCTGAGCGCGGCGAGCTGGGTGTCGAGCGCGTTGTTGGCGGCGACCTGCTTGACGGAGGCGGGGTCGGCGGCGGCGAGCGCGGTCGTGTCGTCCTTCTGTCCGGCCTCGGCGCCGCCGGTGAGTCCGCCGACGGAGGCGGCGGCGATGCCCGCGACACCCATGACGCAGGCGGAGGGGACGGCGACGGTCAGCAGCGCGGACCGCTTGGCGGGGGTACGGCGGCGGCCGCGGCTGCCGCCGGAGGAGCGGCGCACGGGGCGGCCGGCCACGGGGGAGTCCGTACGGACCTCGACGGCGGGCTGGTCGTCGTGGCCGTCGTAGGGGTCGGCGCTCTCGTCGTAGCCGTCGTAGCCCTCGTGGTCGCCGGCGAGGTCTTCGTCGACGGCGTCGTGGGCGGTGTGCTCGTCCTGGTCGGCGGCGTCGTGGGCTTCGAGGTCCGGGTGGGTCTCGGCCGCGTCGGCCTCGGCGCCGGGGACGTACTCGAACGCGAACTCCGCCGTGTGCTCGGCGCCCGGGGTGTACTGGTGGGGGACGACCGGCTCGGCCTCGGGGGCAGCCTGGTTCCACGCGGTGGCGTCGTAGGCGCCGGTGTCGGTCGCGAAGGCGGGGGCGGCCCACTGGCCGGTGGCGTCGTAGGACTCGTGGCCGTACGCGCCCTGCGCGGCGTAGGCGCCGGAGTGGACGGTCTCGTACTGGCCGGTGTGCTGGGCCTCGGTCCAGGCGGAGGCGTCCCACTGGCCGGTCGTGTCGTACGAGGCGGTGGCGCCGTACTGCGCGGCGGAGGTGTCGTACTGGCCGGTGGTGTCGTACGTGCCGGTCGTGGTCGCGTACGTGCCGGTGGTGTTCCACTGCCCGGTGGTGTCCCACTGACCGGTCGTGTCGTACGCCGCGGGGGTCTCGTACTGCGCGGTGGTGGTGGCGTACTGGCCCGTGGTGTCGTACTGCCCGGTCGTGTCGTACTGCGTGGTGTCGTACTGCCCCGTCGTGCCGTACGTGCCGGTGGCGTCGTACCCGCCGAGGTCCCACTGGCCGCTGTGGTCCGTCTGACCGTCGGCGTAGGCGCCGAAGAGCGGGTCGGTGGCGAAGCTGCCGGTGGTGTGGGCGCCGTCTCCGACGTACCCGGCGTGGGGGTGCTGGTCGTTCACCAACGTCTCTCTCGCCTCGGCAGCAGGACCAGTCCGGGGCGGGCCCGACGAGGGGTGTCCCGGGGGTAAGCAGTGGCGCGACTGTACCCGGCGGTACGCGCAGCGGACAATCTTCGGAGGGGTTTGGGCCCGTAGGAAACGGGCAATCGGCCGTGTTTCGCCAGCTCACGGAGAGAGCTTTGGCCTTGTGTTCGAGGAACGTTCGAAGAACGGTGTCGGAGTGTCACGCCACGG is from Streptomyces venezuelae ATCC 10712 and encodes:
- a CDS encoding LuxR C-terminal-related transcriptional regulator, producing MSDETGTATEAGAAGTERRVRVVLVDDHRMFRTGVQAEIGRTEVTGVEVVGEAADVDQAVTVITATRPEVVLLDVHLPGGGGVEVLRRCASLMSATEDPVRFLALSVSDAAEDVIGVIRGGARGYVTKTITGTDLVDSIFRVQEGDAVFSPRLAGFVLDAFASTDAPPVDEDMDRLTQREREVLRLIARGYAYKEIAKQLYISVKTVESHVSAVLRKLQLSNRHELTRWATARRLV
- a CDS encoding M23 family metallopeptidase produces the protein MVNDQHPHAGYVGDGAHTTGSFATDPLFGAYADGQTDHSGQWDLGGYDATGTYGTTGQYDTTQYDTTGQYDTTGQYATTTAQYETPAAYDTTGQWDTTGQWNTTGTYATTTGTYDTTGQYDTSAAQYGATASYDTTGQWDASAWTEAQHTGQYETVHSGAYAAQGAYGHESYDATGQWAAPAFATDTGAYDATAWNQAAPEAEPVVPHQYTPGAEHTAEFAFEYVPGAEADAAETHPDLEAHDAADQDEHTAHDAVDEDLAGDHEGYDGYDESADPYDGHDDQPAVEVRTDSPVAGRPVRRSSGGSRGRRRTPAKRSALLTVAVPSACVMGVAGIAAASVGGLTGGAEAGQKDDTTALAAADPASVKQVAANNALDTQLAALSEDARDFGDRASRTQERIDLKARQAADKKKREEEAARKEALRPKYMLPVKLHQLSARFGQSGVNWMSVHTGIDFPVRTGTPVMAATDGTVRTQINSAYGNMVIVTAPDGTETWYCHLSSAKIRSGQVKAGDVIAYSGDTGNSTGPHLHFEVRPGGGYAIDPLAWLRSHGLDPTS
- the pcrA gene encoding DNA helicase PcrA, whose protein sequence is MSSLFDDSFLAGLQNHSSEEPPPHPEDDEHGAPAVEDVPHDLFGEHFDVPPPAREAYYRDGAHRPAVDPAALLEGLNEQQRAAVVHTDTPLLIVAGAGSGKTRVLTHRIAHLLGTRHVHPGQILAITFTNKAAGEMKERVEQLVGPRANAMWVMTFHSACVRILRRESKKLGFTSSFSIYDAADSKRLMSLVCRDLDLDPKKFPPKSFSAKISNLKNELIDEESFADQAVDGFEKTLAEAYRMYQARLREANALDFDDIIMTTVHLLQAFPDVAEHYRRRFRHVLVDEYQDTNHAQYTLVRELVGTGYEDLGPAELCVVGDADQSIYAFRGATIRNILQFEEDYPDATTILLEQNYRSTQTILSAANAVIERNESRRPKNLWTNAGAGSQITGYVADTEHDEAQFVADEIDRLTDAGEAKAGDVAVFYRTNAQSRVFEEIFIRVGLPYKVVGGVRFYERKEVRDVLAYLRVLANPEDNVPLRRILNVPKRGIGERAEAMIDALSLREKITFPQALKRVDEAYGMAARSANAVKRFNALMDELRTVVESGAGPAVVLEAVLERTGYLAELQASTDPQDETRIENLQELAAVALEFEQERGEEPATLAEFLEKVALVADSDQIPDEDEEGRGVITLMTLHTAKGLEFPVVFLTGMEDGVFPHMRALGQAKELEEERRLAYVGITRARERLYLTRSSMRSAWGQPSYNPASRFLEEIPPAYLEWKRTGPMVKPAGPTSGITSSLSSSRSRSGPSGFATRRAGEKPVISLQVGDRVTHDQFGLGTVMTVTGAGADAQATIDFGDEKPKRLLLRYAPVEKL
- a CDS encoding C40 family peptidase, whose product is MAAHRKPKQSPLGGQAGRTAATLALASAATATLFEGSGHAEPRPTTAQVKEKVDRLYEEAEVATERYNGAKEKADEARAAFERLRDEAARRTQRLNTARDGLGAMAAAQYRAGGLDPAVRLALTSNPDQYLERAALAARAGDRQAAAVSAVRRELAAIGQLRAESTKRLDALRAHESELRTQKAAVLGKLQAARTLLARLTAEERARYEAAEAGRDGSGRPAGHGTATGTNASGGSAPARADRSSGGERGPVTAPNARAAQAISFARAQLGKPYVWGATGPSAYDCSGLTQAAWRAAGVSLPRTTYTQINAGPRVSRSQLAPGDLVFFYSGISHVGLYIGGGQMIHAPRPGAPVRIAPIDEMPFAGATRVG